A single genomic interval of Saccharospirillum mangrovi harbors:
- a CDS encoding WD40 repeat domain-containing protein: MAICVATALAGCWYQTPEQHWEVATGGAYSGGLSHDGNRLVVGSIHQGGSYWTTRPPARQFDWNHQAGSYNEILYSQFSGDSAVALTADYFNLVTWNTATGESLAFWNAPARIEAIDLSADGRFALLGLNNGKAVLFDAVNGGVLREFLHDGPVLSVSLSADASRALTGGEDQTARLWDVRDNQLIQRFDLPNQVTLVALSDDGQRALLAPASEVASVWNVSVRRKLVDLPTDKYRLYSARFIGADLLLLGSTNRDIFQYRLSTGELVDHWRIGSFWQNAFRSATVLDMTWQNDRLLALGSDGYLYAF, encoded by the coding sequence GTGGCGATCTGTGTTGCAACGGCGCTGGCCGGTTGTTGGTATCAGACACCGGAGCAGCACTGGGAAGTTGCGACTGGTGGCGCCTACAGCGGCGGCCTCAGCCACGACGGTAATCGCCTGGTGGTCGGCTCGATTCACCAAGGCGGCAGTTACTGGACAACCCGCCCACCGGCTCGCCAATTTGATTGGAATCATCAGGCCGGCAGCTACAACGAAATTCTCTACAGCCAGTTTTCGGGCGACAGCGCGGTGGCGCTGACAGCCGATTATTTCAATCTGGTCACCTGGAATACCGCTACTGGCGAATCGTTGGCGTTCTGGAATGCACCGGCGCGTATTGAAGCCATTGATCTGTCTGCCGACGGTCGGTTTGCCTTGCTGGGTTTGAACAATGGCAAGGCGGTCTTGTTCGATGCGGTGAATGGTGGTGTGTTGCGTGAGTTTTTGCACGACGGCCCGGTGCTCTCGGTGTCGTTGTCGGCAGACGCCAGCCGTGCATTAACCGGTGGCGAAGATCAGACCGCACGCCTGTGGGATGTGCGCGATAACCAATTGATTCAACGCTTTGATTTGCCCAACCAGGTAACCTTGGTTGCACTCAGTGACGATGGTCAGCGAGCATTGCTGGCCCCGGCCAGTGAAGTGGCATCGGTGTGGAATGTCTCCGTGCGCCGAAAGCTGGTGGATTTACCGACCGACAAATACCGTTTATACAGCGCACGTTTTATTGGAGCGGATCTTTTATTACTGGGTTCAACCAACCGGGATATTTTTCAATATCGGCTCAGTACCGGCGAACTAGTCGATCATTGGCGTATTGGATCGTTTTGGCAAAATGCGTTCCGCAGCGCGACAGTACTTGATATGACATGGCAGAATGACCGACTATTGGCGTTAGGTTCGGATGGATATCTGTATGCGTTCTAA
- a CDS encoding histone H1-like repetitive region-containing protein has protein sequence MAAAKKKTTARKTTAKRKAAPKRKAAVKQVMSSPVALLKTELGKLEAELEKARSKAVSEGEKLSEQLKKKLAAAKKQMASAQAKRKAAATRAKASATKTAKSQLAKADATLKAAQSVVDTLTVEFDIAKDHLSAALAEKKAADAINKAVAKTRQAEEKKQAAVAKKAEAKATKKTAAKAKKAAVKKAAAAKKAAAKKTTAKKKTAAKKTTAKKTTAKKKVAAKKTAAKKTVAKKTAAKKTTAKKAVAAKKTTAKKAAPKKATAKKAVAKKAAAPKAAPAKQPVASAPSAKPAAPVAPKPAQPVATPSTTASSMPKPAEPKREESPAKPVENKPLVNTVPSGDGRSLFDPKKDA, from the coding sequence ATGGCCGCCGCAAAAAAGAAAACAACCGCACGTAAAACAACTGCCAAACGCAAAGCAGCACCGAAGCGTAAGGCAGCCGTTAAACAAGTTATGAGCTCACCGGTTGCGTTGTTAAAAACCGAACTGGGCAAACTCGAAGCAGAGTTGGAAAAAGCACGCAGCAAGGCTGTCTCTGAAGGAGAAAAGCTGAGCGAGCAATTGAAGAAAAAACTGGCTGCTGCCAAGAAACAAATGGCATCGGCGCAGGCCAAGCGCAAAGCCGCCGCCACCCGCGCCAAGGCCAGTGCCACCAAAACCGCCAAGAGCCAATTGGCAAAAGCCGATGCAACATTGAAGGCTGCCCAGTCAGTGGTCGACACGCTGACGGTTGAGTTTGACATCGCTAAAGATCATCTCAGTGCCGCACTGGCGGAAAAGAAAGCCGCCGACGCAATCAATAAGGCCGTTGCCAAAACGCGCCAGGCCGAAGAGAAGAAACAAGCGGCTGTTGCCAAGAAAGCCGAAGCCAAGGCCACTAAAAAGACAGCGGCCAAAGCCAAGAAAGCAGCTGTGAAGAAAGCTGCTGCAGCTAAGAAAGCGGCGGCCAAGAAAACCACCGCCAAGAAGAAAACGGCTGCCAAGAAAACCACGGCTAAGAAAACAACCGCTAAGAAAAAAGTTGCAGCCAAGAAAACAGCAGCTAAGAAAACCGTTGCTAAAAAGACCGCTGCCAAAAAAACAACTGCTAAAAAGGCTGTAGCTGCCAAGAAGACGACAGCGAAAAAAGCAGCGCCGAAAAAGGCGACGGCCAAGAAGGCGGTCGCTAAAAAAGCCGCCGCTCCAAAAGCGGCACCAGCGAAACAACCGGTAGCCTCGGCTCCGAGCGCTAAACCGGCTGCACCTGTGGCGCCGAAGCCGGCCCAGCCCGTAGCGACGCCAAGTACTACCGCGTCCAGCATGCCGAAACCGGCTGAGCCGAAGCGTGAAGAAAGCCCGGCAAAACCCGTTGAAAACAAACCGCTGGTCAATACCGTGCCCTCGGGCGATGGCCGCAGTTTGTTCGATCCGAAGAAAGACGCCTAA
- a CDS encoding ATP-dependent Clp protease proteolytic subunit, translating to MSDEKKDTKDSKEMFDPIGDRLIKARKVLICEEINQTMAKRVMGQLLALAEESNDDIQLFINSQGGHVEAGDSIHDIIQFIEPRVQVIGTGWVASAGTHIFLAAAKEDRYCLPNTRFLIHQPTGGVGGQASDIAIQAEQILRMRERLARIISEATGQSIEQVRKDIERDRWMTTDEAIEYGIVSKVVRSGKDLA from the coding sequence ATGAGCGACGAGAAAAAAGACACCAAAGACAGCAAAGAGATGTTCGATCCCATCGGTGATCGTCTGATCAAAGCGCGCAAAGTGTTGATCTGTGAAGAGATCAATCAAACGATGGCCAAGCGGGTGATGGGTCAGTTGCTGGCTTTGGCTGAAGAATCGAACGACGACATCCAGCTGTTCATCAATAGCCAGGGTGGTCACGTTGAAGCAGGCGATTCCATTCACGACATCATTCAGTTCATCGAGCCGCGTGTGCAGGTTATCGGCACCGGTTGGGTCGCCAGCGCGGGCACACACATCTTCCTGGCGGCCGCTAAAGAAGATCGTTATTGCTTGCCCAACACCCGTTTCCTGATTCACCAGCCAACCGGCGGTGTTGGCGGTCAGGCCAGTGACATTGCCATTCAGGCTGAACAGATTTTGCGTATGCGTGAACGTCTGGCGCGCATCATCAGCGAAGCAACCGGCCAAAGCATCGAACAAGTGCGCAAAGACATCGAGCGCGACCGTTGGATGACCACTGATGAAGCCATTGAATACGGCATCGTCAGCAAGGTGGTTCGGTCTGGGAAGGATCTGGCTTAA
- a CDS encoding ubiquinone biosynthesis accessory factor UbiJ, producing MSLLALPIQRLINEALRYDANAQRRLSELAGQSLVLVTREPSLTLALSIESGGDIQVVFAEPETVNARVSGRATDLFAVMRASDRTQAMMAHQIDIQGDTRTFFTIQSILSELDIDWELALGDKVGDLPAHWLAEGLRGLASWAHVQGRSTERTLRNYLREESGALVPNSLWQAHSQAVHDTRLAADRLAARLERLSQRLNTEANRA from the coding sequence ATGAGTCTGCTGGCGTTGCCGATCCAACGTCTGATCAACGAAGCGCTGCGTTACGACGCCAACGCTCAGCGCCGGTTGTCGGAATTGGCCGGGCAGAGCCTGGTGTTGGTGACGCGCGAGCCGAGCCTGACATTGGCACTGTCGATTGAGTCCGGCGGCGATATTCAGGTCGTCTTCGCCGAACCGGAAACCGTTAACGCCCGCGTCAGTGGCCGGGCGACCGATTTGTTCGCGGTGATGCGCGCCAGTGATCGCACCCAGGCCATGATGGCGCACCAGATCGACATCCAGGGCGACACCCGTACCTTTTTCACCATCCAGTCCATCCTGTCGGAACTCGACATCGACTGGGAACTGGCGCTGGGCGATAAAGTCGGCGACTTGCCAGCGCATTGGCTGGCCGAAGGCCTGCGCGGGCTGGCGAGTTGGGCGCACGTCCAAGGCCGTTCCACCGAGCGCACGCTGCGTAACTATTTGCGTGAAGAAAGCGGTGCGCTGGTGCCGAATTCACTCTGGCAGGCGCACAGCCAGGCAGTGCACGACACCCGTTTGGCCGCCGATCGACTGGCCGCCCGGCTCGAGCGTTTGAGCCAACGCCTGAACACGGAGGCGAACCGCGCTTGA
- the rsd gene encoding sigma D regulator, with translation MLEDCKTAQERWGGTHQMIDRWLDNRNRTLVAYFKLKSDLAADAQVEPLQAFCETLMDYVSAGHFEIYEQLIREAREFDDGGLDLAHQLYPALETTTEFILYFNDKFDTAEQCARHADDLAADLSKLGERMTERFELEDRLIERLHNIHRGQVA, from the coding sequence ATGCTCGAAGATTGCAAGACGGCACAGGAACGTTGGGGCGGTACGCATCAGATGATCGACCGTTGGCTCGACAACCGAAATCGCACCCTGGTGGCCTATTTCAAACTGAAAAGCGATCTGGCTGCGGACGCCCAGGTTGAGCCGCTGCAAGCCTTTTGCGAAACCTTGATGGACTATGTTTCCGCCGGCCATTTTGAAATCTACGAACAGTTGATTCGCGAAGCGCGCGAGTTTGATGACGGCGGGCTCGACCTGGCACATCAACTCTATCCTGCGCTCGAAACCACCACCGAATTCATCCTCTATTTCAACGACAAATTCGACACCGCCGAACAATGTGCCCGCCACGCTGATGACCTGGCGGCCGATCTGTCCAAGCTGGGCGAGCGCATGACCGAACGCTTTGAATTGGAAGATCGGCTGATTGAACGGCTGCACAACATTCACCGTGGGCAAGTTGCCTGA
- the rho gene encoding transcription termination factor Rho, protein MNLSDLKTKPVPELLEIAKDMGLENLNRSRKQDLIFTILKRHAKGGEDIWGDGVLEILQDGFGFLRSATASYLAGPDDIYVSPSQIRRFNLRTGDTISGKIRPPKEGERYFALLKVDKINYEPLESGRNKVLFENLTPLFPQERLLLESGNGSTEDLSGRILDLVSPIGKGQRGLIVSPPKAGKTLMLQHVAQAITRNNPETHLIVLLIDERPEEVTDMQRSVRGEVIASTFDEPPARHVQVAEMVIEKAKRLVEHKQDVVILLDSITRLARAYNTIVPSSGKVLTGGVDAHALERPKRFFGAARNIEEGGSLTIMATALIDTGSKMDEVIYEEFKGTGNMEVHLDRKIAEKRIFPAINVRRSGTRREELLTNQDELQRMWILRKLLAEMEDVAAIDFLINKLKQTKTNDEFFKSMKG, encoded by the coding sequence ATGAATCTGAGTGACTTAAAAACCAAACCAGTGCCTGAGCTCCTGGAAATTGCCAAGGACATGGGCCTGGAAAACCTGAACCGTTCGCGTAAGCAAGATCTGATTTTCACCATTCTCAAACGTCACGCCAAAGGCGGTGAAGACATCTGGGGTGATGGTGTGTTGGAAATCCTGCAAGACGGCTTTGGCTTCTTGCGATCGGCAACCGCTTCCTATCTGGCTGGCCCGGACGACATTTACGTCTCACCCAGCCAGATTCGTCGTTTCAACCTGCGCACCGGCGATACCATCTCCGGCAAGATTCGCCCGCCCAAAGAAGGCGAACGGTATTTTGCGCTGTTGAAAGTCGACAAAATCAATTACGAACCGCTGGAAAGTGGCCGTAACAAAGTCCTGTTCGAAAACCTGACGCCGCTGTTCCCGCAAGAGCGACTGTTGCTGGAATCCGGCAACGGCTCGACCGAAGATTTGTCCGGCCGGATTCTCGATCTGGTGTCGCCGATCGGTAAAGGCCAGCGCGGTCTGATCGTGTCACCGCCCAAGGCCGGTAAAACCTTAATGTTGCAGCATGTGGCACAGGCCATTACCCGCAACAACCCGGAAACACATCTGATCGTTCTGCTGATCGACGAACGCCCGGAAGAAGTGACCGACATGCAGCGCTCGGTGCGTGGTGAAGTCATTGCTTCAACCTTCGATGAGCCGCCGGCGCGTCACGTTCAGGTCGCTGAAATGGTGATCGAAAAAGCCAAGCGCCTGGTTGAACACAAACAGGACGTGGTGATTCTGCTCGACTCCATTACCCGTCTGGCGCGCGCTTACAACACCATCGTACCGAGTTCCGGCAAGGTGCTGACCGGTGGTGTCGATGCACACGCGCTGGAACGTCCGAAACGTTTCTTCGGTGCGGCACGTAACATCGAAGAAGGCGGTTCACTGACCATCATGGCAACGGCGCTGATTGATACCGGCTCCAAGATGGACGAAGTGATCTACGAAGAATTCAAAGGCACCGGCAACATGGAAGTGCATCTGGATCGCAAGATTGCCGAGAAGCGCATCTTCCCGGCCATCAACGTGCGCCGTTCCGGTACCCGTCGCGAAGAACTGCTGACCAATCAGGACGAACTGCAACGCATGTGGATTCTGCGCAAGCTGCTGGCGGAAATGGAAGACGTCGCCGCCATCGACTTCCTGATCAACAAGCTCAAGCAGACCAAGACCAACGACGAGTTCTTTAAGTCAATGAAAGGGTAA
- the trxA gene encoding thioredoxin TrxA, which produces MSEQIKNVTDDSFESDVLGSDKPILVDYWAEWCGPCKMIAPVLEEVADEYADQLQVAKLNIDDNPNTPPKFGIRGIPTLMMFRGGEVVATKVGALSKTQLIEFIQGNL; this is translated from the coding sequence ATGAGCGAACAGATCAAAAACGTAACCGACGATAGCTTCGAAAGTGACGTACTGGGCAGCGACAAGCCTATTCTGGTGGATTACTGGGCCGAATGGTGTGGTCCGTGCAAGATGATCGCCCCGGTATTGGAAGAAGTGGCCGATGAGTACGCCGATCAGTTGCAAGTTGCCAAGCTGAACATTGACGACAACCCCAACACCCCGCCCAAATTCGGCATCCGCGGCATCCCGACGCTGATGATGTTCCGCGGCGGTGAAGTGGTCGCCACCAAGGTGGGTGCACTGTCCAAAACCCAGCTGATTGAGTTTATTCAAGGCAATCTGTGA
- a CDS encoding ATP-binding cassette domain-containing protein: MIQLNEIGLQRGGVPLIEDSSVTLYPGERVAVIGANGSGKSTLFQVLQGELVVDTGEVSIPASWRISHMAQEVDASARMARDFVLDGDDRLRALEAELASADAANDDHRLADALGELDSYQAYAKASQAEQLLLGLGFVPSDYERPVSDFSGGWRVRLNLARALMKPADLLLLDEPTNHLDLHTCYWLEGWLRRYDGTVLLISHDRDFIDGVATQVLSLSQRQLTLWRGNYSQYERQRAEQERLQQAQYEKQQARIAEIQSFVDRFKAKASKAKQAQSRVKMLERMTLTAPLHIDNGYNLSLPCHDKVSDPLLSLSSVSLGYGDRTVIEGIRLSLHPGMRVGLLGVNGAGKSTLVKALAGELQPLAGELTSGQHLRIGYFAQHQLESLDSHATPMEHLKRLDPKERDQTLRNFVGRYGFSGDRADEVIEHFSGGEKARLALALIAWRKPNVLLLDEPTNHLDLEVRESLNLALQAYEGAVILVSHDRYLLNNTAEVFWWVNQGRVEEYSGDLEDYFQALLKQPTQLKGRAEAAPKPIEVATPVDKKQQRQQKAAERERLKPMKRQLQQLEKELEKLQQQLQAIESSLADTDLYEDARKEELQSLLFEQATLSRRQQDVESEWLTLSEAVEAAEVSP, from the coding sequence ATGATTCAGCTTAACGAAATCGGCCTCCAGCGCGGCGGCGTCCCCCTGATTGAAGACAGCAGCGTTACCCTTTATCCGGGTGAGCGCGTGGCGGTTATTGGTGCCAATGGCAGTGGCAAATCGACTCTGTTTCAGGTTTTACAGGGCGAGCTTGTCGTCGATACCGGCGAGGTATCGATACCCGCCTCCTGGCGCATTTCCCACATGGCGCAGGAAGTCGACGCCAGTGCGCGTATGGCCCGCGACTTTGTGTTGGACGGCGATGACCGCCTGCGGGCGCTCGAAGCCGAGTTGGCATCTGCCGATGCTGCGAACGACGACCATCGCCTGGCCGATGCCCTGGGTGAACTCGATAGCTATCAAGCCTATGCCAAAGCCAGTCAGGCCGAGCAATTGCTCCTTGGTCTCGGTTTTGTACCCAGCGATTATGAGCGCCCAGTCAGCGATTTTTCCGGCGGTTGGCGGGTTCGTCTGAATCTGGCGCGTGCGCTGATGAAACCGGCGGACTTGTTGCTGTTGGACGAACCCACCAACCACCTCGACTTGCATACCTGTTACTGGCTGGAAGGTTGGTTGCGTCGCTACGACGGTACGGTGTTATTAATTTCTCACGACCGCGATTTTATAGATGGCGTGGCGACTCAAGTGTTGAGTCTGAGCCAGCGCCAGCTGACGTTGTGGCGTGGCAACTACAGCCAGTACGAACGCCAGCGCGCCGAGCAGGAACGTCTGCAACAAGCGCAATACGAAAAACAACAGGCGCGCATCGCAGAAATTCAGTCCTTCGTGGATCGTTTTAAAGCCAAGGCCAGCAAGGCCAAGCAGGCGCAAAGCCGGGTCAAGATGTTGGAGCGGATGACACTGACGGCGCCGCTGCACATCGACAACGGTTACAACTTGAGTTTGCCCTGTCACGACAAGGTGTCGGATCCGTTACTTAGCTTGAGTAGCGTCAGCCTGGGTTATGGCGACCGCACTGTGATCGAAGGTATCCGTCTCAGTTTGCACCCGGGCATGCGCGTCGGTTTGTTGGGCGTAAACGGTGCTGGTAAGTCGACTCTGGTGAAAGCCCTGGCCGGTGAGCTGCAGCCCTTGGCGGGTGAGCTGACATCTGGCCAGCATTTGCGCATTGGCTACTTTGCCCAGCATCAGTTGGAATCGCTCGACAGCCACGCCACTCCGATGGAGCACTTGAAACGTCTGGATCCCAAAGAGCGCGACCAGACGTTGCGCAATTTTGTCGGTCGTTATGGTTTTAGCGGTGATCGGGCCGATGAAGTCATTGAGCATTTTTCCGGTGGCGAAAAAGCCCGTCTGGCATTGGCGCTGATCGCCTGGCGCAAGCCCAATGTTTTGCTGTTGGACGAACCGACCAACCATTTGGATCTGGAAGTACGGGAATCGCTGAACCTTGCCCTTCAGGCTTATGAAGGTGCCGTCATTCTGGTGTCGCACGATCGTTATCTGCTGAACAATACGGCCGAGGTTTTCTGGTGGGTGAATCAAGGCCGAGTGGAAGAATACAGCGGCGATCTGGAAGATTACTTCCAGGCGCTTTTGAAACAGCCAACGCAACTGAAAGGCCGTGCCGAGGCTGCGCCCAAACCGATCGAAGTCGCCACTCCGGTTGATAAAAAACAGCAGCGCCAACAGAAAGCGGCTGAGCGTGAACGCCTCAAACCGATGAAGCGCCAATTGCAGCAGCTGGAAAAAGAACTGGAAAAGCTGCAACAACAACTTCAAGCCATTGAAAGCAGCCTCGCTGATACCGATTTATACGAAGATGCGCGCAAGGAAGAGTTGCAGTCCTTGTTGTTTGAACAGGCGACGCTGAGCCGACGCCAGCAGGATGTGGAATCCGAATGGCTGACGCTGAGCGAGGCCGTCGAGGCGGCGGAAGTATCCCCATAA
- the hemB gene encoding porphobilinogen synthase, with the protein MRHYPQTRLRRLRAHDFSRRLVREHQLTVDDLIYPVFVLEGEQQREAVPSMPGVERLSIDLLVEAAKEWVALGIPMVALFPVVPAQKKSLDATEAYNPDGLAQRATRALKAAYPELGVMTDVALDPFTTHGQDGIIDGSGYVMNDVTVQTLVRQTLSHAEAGADVVAPSDMMDGRIGAMREALEDEAFHNTQIMAYSAKYASNYYGPFRDAVGSAANLGKGNKSTYQMDPANSDEALHEIAMDLEEGADMVMVKPGMPYLDIVRRVKDEFRVPTFAYQVSGEYAMHQAAFAQGWLDKDSVMLESLMAFKRAGADGILTYFAVDAARLLTKRT; encoded by the coding sequence ATGCGTCATTACCCTCAAACCCGTCTGCGCCGTTTACGTGCCCACGACTTTTCCCGACGTCTGGTAAGGGAACACCAGTTAACCGTCGATGATCTGATTTACCCGGTGTTTGTGCTCGAAGGCGAGCAACAGCGCGAAGCGGTACCCTCCATGCCGGGCGTGGAACGCCTGTCGATTGATCTGTTGGTCGAAGCCGCCAAAGAGTGGGTAGCCTTGGGCATTCCCATGGTAGCGCTGTTTCCAGTGGTGCCGGCGCAGAAGAAGTCACTGGATGCGACCGAGGCCTACAATCCTGATGGCCTGGCGCAACGCGCAACGCGCGCATTAAAAGCCGCCTACCCGGAACTGGGCGTGATGACCGACGTAGCGCTCGATCCGTTCACCACTCATGGTCAGGACGGCATCATTGATGGCAGCGGCTATGTAATGAACGACGTCACGGTACAGACATTGGTTCGACAAACGCTGTCTCACGCCGAAGCCGGCGCGGATGTGGTTGCACCGAGTGACATGATGGACGGTCGCATTGGTGCCATGCGTGAGGCGCTGGAGGACGAAGCGTTCCATAACACGCAAATCATGGCGTATTCGGCCAAATACGCATCCAACTATTACGGCCCGTTCCGCGATGCCGTCGGCTCCGCCGCCAACCTCGGCAAAGGCAACAAATCGACTTACCAGATGGACCCGGCCAACAGCGATGAAGCGCTGCACGAAATCGCCATGGACCTGGAAGAAGGCGCGGATATGGTGATGGTAAAGCCCGGCATGCCGTATCTGGACATCGTTCGGCGCGTCAAAGACGAGTTCCGGGTGCCGACCTTCGCCTATCAAGTCAGTGGAGAATACGCCATGCACCAGGCCGCCTTTGCGCAGGGCTGGCTGGACAAAGACAGCGTTATGCTGGAAAGCCTGATGGCGTTCAAACGTGCCGGCGCGGACGGCATTCTCACCTATTTCGCCGTCGATGCCGCCCGTTTGCTGACAAAACGCACTTGA
- a CDS encoding ParA family protein: protein MSADPSENPENENPDVTEASQPSARVISAPQPVRILVANAKGGSGKTTVATNLASLFASRNETAVLIDYDPQASSTQWLQSRQADQRYIHGVAAYRRASTQITRSWHLRNMPADTSKVIIDTPSGLTGSLLNELVRECDVVLIPVTPSPIDIRATTVFIKDLLLCPAYRSSPRRVAVLANRARKNTLVYSKLELFLRSLKIPFIATFRDTQFYVRASEYGMGLYDLDNAQQADLTDWQQLIEWIDKDQ, encoded by the coding sequence ATGTCTGCTGATCCTTCAGAAAATCCGGAAAACGAAAACCCCGACGTTACTGAGGCTTCCCAGCCCAGTGCCCGAGTTATTTCTGCACCTCAACCCGTTCGTATTCTTGTAGCCAACGCCAAAGGCGGCAGTGGTAAAACAACGGTTGCCACCAATTTGGCGAGTCTTTTTGCCAGCCGAAATGAAACGGCGGTGCTAATCGATTACGACCCGCAGGCATCGTCGACGCAATGGCTGCAATCGCGCCAGGCCGATCAGCGGTACATTCACGGTGTGGCAGCTTATCGTCGGGCATCGACGCAAATCACCCGTTCCTGGCATTTGCGCAACATGCCGGCCGATACCTCCAAAGTTATCATCGACACACCGTCTGGTCTGACCGGTTCTTTATTGAATGAACTGGTGCGTGAATGCGACGTGGTGTTGATTCCCGTCACGCCATCGCCGATTGATATCCGCGCCACTACCGTCTTTATTAAAGACTTGCTGCTGTGCCCGGCTTACCGGTCATCGCCGCGTCGGGTAGCGGTATTGGCAAACCGGGCGCGTAAAAACACTCTGGTGTATTCCAAACTGGAGTTGTTTTTGCGCAGTTTGAAGATTCCTTTTATTGCAACGTTCCGCGATACCCAGTTTTATGTGCGGGCGTCGGAATATGGCATGGGATTGTATGACCTGGACAATGCCCAGCAAGCGGACCTGACCGATTGGCAGCAGTTGATCGAATGGATTGATAAAGACCAATAA
- a CDS encoding DUF2390 domain-containing protein yields MSDYKAALWDFALAQYPHFKEPLLHWQHLGAGVNDLLLLGFAHQQRLNIEPAIWRRIDAGRPRTLLRRLRGFRFSLSKDNPVRPGILRWELEMERWDLALLSGCLVLHNQGIGSEQMLDVCCKQWHITKDPALNLLVQRLGLSAQ; encoded by the coding sequence ATGTCTGACTACAAAGCCGCCCTCTGGGATTTTGCACTGGCGCAATATCCACACTTCAAAGAACCCTTGCTGCACTGGCAACACCTCGGCGCGGGCGTAAACGATCTGCTCTTACTGGGTTTTGCACATCAACAAAGGCTCAACATTGAGCCAGCAATTTGGCGCCGCATTGATGCCGGCCGACCCCGAACCCTGTTGCGTCGCCTGCGAGGGTTTCGCTTTTCACTGTCAAAGGACAATCCCGTTCGTCCTGGCATCTTGCGATGGGAATTGGAAATGGAGCGCTGGGATTTGGCGTTATTGAGTGGCTGTCTGGTTCTGCACAACCAGGGAATCGGGTCTGAGCAGATGCTGGATGTCTGCTGCAAGCAATGGCACATAACAAAAGACCCAGCGTTGAACCTGTTGGTGCAACGGCTGGGTCTATCGGCTCAATAA
- the ubiE gene encoding bifunctional demethylmenaquinone methyltransferase/2-methoxy-6-polyprenyl-1,4-benzoquinol methylase UbiE, with amino-acid sequence MADKDTTHFGYQEVATGDKQKKVAEVFHSVASKYDLMNDLMSFGIHRLWKRYTIELSGVRAGNSVLDIAGGTGDLSYAFARRVGPEGQVVLADINESMLKVGRDRLADRGIAGNLETVQANAESLPFDDNRFDVVSIAFGLRNVTHKEKALAEMQRVLKPGGRLLVLEFSKPRNDLLSRAYDFYSFQALPRMGSLVTGDADSYRYLAESIRMHPDQETLKAMMSDAGFERVQYHNLTGGIVALHRGVKP; translated from the coding sequence ATGGCCGACAAAGACACCACCCATTTCGGTTACCAAGAAGTCGCCACCGGCGATAAACAAAAGAAAGTTGCCGAAGTGTTCCATTCGGTCGCCAGCAAATACGACCTGATGAACGATCTGATGTCGTTCGGTATTCATCGTTTGTGGAAGCGTTACACCATTGAATTGTCGGGTGTGCGCGCCGGCAATTCGGTGTTGGACATCGCCGGCGGCACCGGCGATCTGAGTTACGCTTTCGCCCGCCGCGTTGGTCCGGAAGGCCAGGTGGTGTTGGCGGACATCAACGAGTCCATGCTCAAAGTTGGCCGCGACCGGTTGGCTGATCGCGGCATCGCGGGCAATCTGGAAACTGTTCAGGCCAATGCCGAATCGCTGCCGTTTGACGACAATCGTTTCGATGTCGTCAGCATTGCCTTCGGTTTGCGTAACGTCACTCACAAAGAAAAAGCGCTGGCGGAAATGCAACGGGTGCTGAAACCCGGCGGTCGTTTGCTGGTGTTGGAATTCTCCAAGCCGCGTAACGATTTACTCAGCCGCGCTTACGACTTTTATTCGTTCCAGGCGCTGCCGCGCATGGGCAGTCTGGTGACCGGCGATGCCGACAGCTATCGCTATCTGGCCGAATCCATCCGCATGCACCCGGATCAGGAAACCCTGAAAGCCATGATGAGCGATGCTGGCTTCGAGCGCGTGCAGTACCACAATTTGACCGGCGGTATCGTGGCGTTGCACCGGGGCGTCAAACCATGA